The Verrucomicrobiota bacterium JB022 genome contains a region encoding:
- the rarD gene encoding EamA family transporter RarD — protein MGILLALLAYFIWACTAIYWKFFPGHAALELVAHRVFWTLLWLLPLLAARGKLGELWASLRSRQGWLICGIDGLLVVVNWLVYVWAISQDRILDTSLGYFLSPLLSIALASIFEQERLTRVQMTSVGCAVVGVGVMAWHSGSLPRDSLLIALTWGIYSLVKRRTRLGPVTSLSHEVIATLPLALAGLGYWYAQGDSMMNDAPASTWLWLVSTGFITALPLLLYAEAAKRVSLTSLGLYQYVVPTVSMLIAVFMFHEPFPPYKQLAFGFIWAGLALYSADRIRAARRPQRANLVDKTRSEELPQ, from the coding sequence ATGGGCATACTGCTGGCATTGCTCGCTTACTTCATCTGGGCCTGCACCGCGATCTACTGGAAGTTCTTCCCCGGGCACGCGGCTCTGGAGCTGGTGGCGCACCGCGTCTTCTGGACGCTGTTGTGGCTGCTGCCGCTGCTGGCGGCGCGCGGCAAGTTGGGCGAGCTGTGGGCGAGCCTGCGCAGCCGCCAGGGCTGGCTCATTTGCGGCATCGACGGCCTGCTGGTGGTCGTCAACTGGCTCGTCTACGTCTGGGCCATCAGCCAGGACCGCATTCTCGACACCAGCCTCGGCTACTTCCTCAGCCCGCTGCTCAGTATCGCCCTCGCCAGCATCTTCGAGCAAGAGCGGCTGACGCGCGTGCAAATGACGTCCGTCGGCTGCGCGGTGGTCGGCGTAGGCGTGATGGCGTGGCACAGCGGGAGCCTGCCCCGCGATTCGCTGCTCATCGCGCTTACCTGGGGCATTTACAGCCTCGTCAAACGCCGGACCCGGCTCGGCCCCGTCACCTCGCTCAGCCACGAAGTGATCGCCACGCTGCCGCTCGCGCTGGCCGGCCTCGGCTACTGGTATGCGCAGGGCGACAGTATGATGAACGATGCGCCCGCCAGTACCTGGCTCTGGCTGGTTTCAACTGGCTTCATCACGGCCCTGCCCCTGCTGCTCTATGCCGAAGCCGCCAAGCGGGTCAGCCTCACCTCGCTCGGGCTCTACCAGTATGTGGTGCCCACCGTCTCGATGCTGATCGCAGTCTTCATGTTCCACGAGCCCTTCCCGCCCTATAAGCAACTCGCCTTCGGCTTCATCTGGGCGGGGCTGGCGCTCTATTCGGCCGACCGCATCCGCGCCGCCCGTCGCCCCCAGCGCGCCAACCTCGTCGATAAGACCCGCAGCGAGGAGCTGCCGCAGTAA
- a CDS encoding ABC transporter ATP-binding protein, with product MLRAYTDQPEAMPAELKARIEEGWGGEPVMLYGLLDLDEHLHQTERWVAMSEHQLAVVGAEGDIRFIQRAKIGKVEEHTGLSATTLILVGKDPAQPALATLRYSFRQQNAVGAIAFVLKQALEGHRIHYEGDPDSLYADAVAKPNRDAQATVAQNQASVLRRLAGFAKPYWRNLALGLLGAIGLTAMMLVPPYLTRHIIDDVVTPATQGDITTNEALRQGWWLAGILLGTYLIREFFLWLRLNQLSILGEYIARDLRRTLYDHLHRLSVSFFSRHQTGSIISRVSSDTDRIWDFIAFGVAELLFGLTLMAGLGIILLYLDWQLGLILVLPMPLLFLLLWWMGRKLHRVFLRIWQRWSEMTSTVSDTMPGIRVVQAFDQSDYERARFHQRNDKVFEEARRVHQIWTSHWPLIYLGVNILIVVVWFLGIPRMLGVEGYRSMSTGTFVAFLFYMGMFVMPLEMFGYLTRMINRSVSSAQRVFEVLDTEPEVREVENPIEIRPLQGHIVFEDVTFGYDPVRQILKGVSFEIQPGEMIGLVGPSGAGKTTVINLIARFFDTTTGTIRVDGHDIREVELGALRQQIGMVLQDPYLFHGSVLDNIRYGKPDATYDEVIGAARAANAHDFICKLPNGYDTIVGERGHTLSGGERQRVSIARAVLHNPRVLILDEATSSVDTETERKIQEAIDRLIHGRTVIAIAHRLSTLSRANRLFVMKDGKLVETGTHAELLNNPDGVYTKLHNIQRELHEMYAV from the coding sequence ATGTTGCGCGCCTATACGGACCAACCGGAGGCGATGCCGGCGGAGCTGAAGGCCCGGATCGAGGAAGGGTGGGGCGGAGAGCCGGTCATGCTCTACGGCCTGCTCGACCTCGACGAGCACTTGCACCAAACGGAGCGCTGGGTGGCCATGAGCGAGCATCAGCTGGCGGTGGTCGGGGCCGAGGGCGACATCCGCTTCATCCAGCGGGCCAAGATCGGCAAGGTGGAGGAGCATACGGGCCTCAGCGCCACGACGCTCATTCTGGTGGGGAAGGACCCGGCTCAGCCGGCCCTCGCCACGCTGCGCTACAGCTTTCGCCAGCAAAACGCCGTCGGCGCGATTGCCTTCGTGCTCAAGCAGGCGCTGGAGGGGCACCGTATCCATTACGAAGGCGACCCCGACAGCCTGTATGCGGATGCCGTGGCCAAGCCCAACCGAGACGCGCAGGCGACAGTAGCGCAAAACCAGGCCTCGGTGCTGCGGCGGCTGGCCGGCTTTGCCAAGCCCTATTGGCGCAACCTCGCGCTAGGGCTTTTGGGCGCCATCGGCCTCACCGCCATGATGCTGGTCCCGCCCTACCTCACGCGTCACATCATCGACGATGTGGTGACGCCGGCCACGCAGGGCGACATCACGACCAACGAGGCCCTGCGGCAAGGGTGGTGGCTCGCGGGCATCCTGCTCGGCACCTACCTGATCCGCGAATTTTTCCTCTGGCTGCGGCTCAACCAGCTTTCGATCCTGGGCGAATACATCGCGCGCGACCTGCGCCGGACGCTTTACGACCACCTCCACCGGCTGTCGGTCAGCTTTTTTTCGCGCCACCAGACGGGCAGCATCATCAGCCGCGTCTCGAGCGATACCGACCGTATCTGGGACTTTATCGCGTTTGGCGTGGCCGAGCTGCTCTTTGGGCTCACGCTGATGGCGGGGCTCGGCATCATCCTCCTGTACCTCGACTGGCAACTGGGCCTGATCCTCGTGCTGCCCATGCCGCTGCTCTTCCTGCTGCTCTGGTGGATGGGGCGCAAGCTGCACCGCGTGTTCCTGCGCATCTGGCAGCGTTGGAGCGAGATGACTTCGACCGTGTCTGACACCATGCCGGGCATCCGCGTGGTGCAGGCCTTCGACCAGAGCGACTACGAGCGCGCCCGCTTTCACCAGCGCAACGACAAGGTCTTTGAGGAGGCGCGCCGGGTGCACCAGATCTGGACGAGCCACTGGCCGTTGATCTACCTGGGCGTCAACATCCTGATTGTGGTCGTGTGGTTCCTCGGCATCCCGCGCATGTTGGGCGTGGAGGGCTACCGCTCGATGAGCACAGGCACGTTTGTGGCGTTCCTCTTCTACATGGGCATGTTTGTGATGCCGCTGGAGATGTTTGGCTACCTCACGCGCATGATCAACCGCAGCGTGTCCAGCGCCCAGCGGGTCTTCGAGGTGCTCGATACCGAGCCCGAGGTGCGCGAGGTCGAGAACCCCATCGAGATCCGCCCGCTGCAGGGCCACATCGTCTTCGAAGACGTTACTTTTGGCTACGACCCGGTGCGGCAGATCCTCAAGGGCGTCAGCTTCGAGATCCAGCCGGGTGAGATGATCGGCCTCGTCGGCCCCAGTGGCGCGGGCAAGACGACCGTGATCAACCTCATCGCGCGCTTCTTCGACACCACCACCGGCACCATCCGCGTCGATGGGCACGACATCCGCGAGGTAGAGCTGGGCGCGCTGCGTCAGCAGATCGGTATGGTGTTGCAAGACCCGTATCTCTTCCACGGCAGCGTGCTCGACAACATTCGCTATGGGAAGCCGGACGCCACTTATGACGAGGTGATCGGGGCCGCCCGCGCCGCCAACGCGCACGACTTTATCTGCAAGCTGCCCAACGGCTACGACACGATTGTGGGCGAGCGCGGCCATACGCTTAGCGGCGGCGAGCGCCAACGGGTGTCGATTGCCCGTGCTGTCTTGCACAACCCACGGGTGTTGATCCTCGACGAGGCCACCAGCAGTGTCGACACCGAGACCGAGCGCAAGATCCAGGAGGCCATCGACCGCCTGATCCATGGCCGCACGGTCATCGCCATCGCCCACCGCCTCAGCACCCTCAGCCGCGCCAACCGCCTCTTTGTGATGAAGGACGGCAAGCTCGTCGAAACGGGTACCCACGCCGAGCTATTGAACAACCCCGACGGCGTCTACACCAAGCTGCACAACATCCAGCGCGAGCTACATGAGATGTACGCGGTGTAG
- a CDS encoding PIN domain-containing protein — translation MTSGQIIVDEGPLVAFLYRRDHHHAWVRRQAQHLPTPWITCGPVLTEAAHLLGQLPGGVEALFKLLERGLLVVDFDLMREREAITQLMRKYASQPMSLGDACLVRMSELFPEARVLTFDHDFTVYKRLGRRVIPIVAPF, via the coding sequence ATGACTAGCGGGCAGATCATCGTCGACGAAGGCCCGCTGGTGGCCTTCCTTTACCGCCGCGACCATCACCATGCGTGGGTGCGCCGTCAGGCCCAGCACCTGCCGACCCCGTGGATCACCTGCGGCCCGGTGTTGACGGAGGCCGCACACCTGCTGGGGCAACTGCCTGGCGGGGTAGAGGCGCTCTTCAAGCTGCTGGAGCGCGGCCTGCTGGTGGTCGACTTCGACTTGATGCGCGAGCGGGAAGCCATTACGCAGTTAATGCGTAAATACGCCTCCCAGCCCATGTCGCTCGGTGACGCCTGCCTCGTGCGCATGAGCGAGCTCTTCCCGGAGGCCCGTGTGCTCACCTTCGACCACGATTTCACCGTTTACAAACGCCTCGGGCGCCGCGTCATCCCCATTGTCGCCCCGTTCTAG
- the gndA gene encoding NADP-dependent phosphogluconate dehydrogenase, with product MPEKLSDIGLIGLAVMGQNLALNIADHGFQISVYNRTTSKMEEFVAANPNTPGGLVGCAELKEFVQSLAKPRKIIILVQAGRPTDAVIDGLIPLLEEGDIIIDGGNAKWNDTIRREKALTAKNLRFIGSGVSGGEEGARFGPSLMPGGTPEAWQYLKPIWEAVAAKVDAKTGKPLEGAEPGKPVVGGVPCTAYIGPDGAGHYVKMVHNGIEYGDMQMICEAYDLLHRVLGLAPAEIGKIFAKWNEGALDSFLIEITADILQQADPVTGKPFVDVVLDTAGQKGTGKWTSVNALDLGVPAPTVAEAVFARCLSAIKEERVAAEKVLPAAAPYKYEGSKEDFIQAVMDALYCSKICSYAQGFALMAEAQKEAGWKLNFGEIAQIWRGGCIIRARFLQKITEAFERDGDLANLFLDPYFKDAIAEGQANWRKMVAIASTAGISIPCFSSALSYYDGYRSARLPQNLLQAQRDYFGAHTYERVDQPRGKFYHIDWPKSDRPQIEA from the coding sequence ATGCCCGAGAAACTCTCCGACATTGGCCTGATTGGCCTCGCCGTCATGGGCCAGAATCTGGCTCTGAACATCGCCGACCACGGCTTCCAGATCTCCGTCTACAACCGGACGACCTCCAAGATGGAAGAATTCGTGGCCGCGAACCCGAACACCCCCGGCGGCCTCGTCGGTTGCGCCGAGCTGAAGGAGTTCGTGCAGTCCCTCGCCAAGCCGCGCAAGATCATCATCCTCGTGCAGGCCGGTCGCCCGACCGACGCCGTGATCGACGGCCTCATCCCGCTGCTCGAAGAAGGTGACATCATCATCGACGGCGGCAACGCCAAGTGGAACGACACCATCCGCCGCGAAAAGGCCCTCACCGCCAAGAACCTGCGCTTCATCGGCAGCGGCGTGAGCGGTGGCGAAGAAGGTGCGCGTTTCGGCCCGAGCCTCATGCCCGGCGGCACCCCCGAAGCCTGGCAATACCTCAAGCCCATCTGGGAAGCCGTCGCCGCCAAGGTCGACGCCAAGACCGGCAAGCCCCTCGAAGGCGCCGAGCCCGGCAAGCCCGTGGTGGGCGGCGTGCCCTGCACCGCCTACATCGGCCCCGATGGCGCCGGCCACTACGTCAAGATGGTGCACAACGGCATCGAGTATGGCGACATGCAGATGATCTGCGAAGCCTACGACCTGCTGCACCGCGTGCTGGGCCTCGCCCCGGCCGAAATCGGCAAGATCTTCGCTAAGTGGAACGAAGGCGCGCTCGACAGCTTCCTGATCGAAATCACTGCCGACATCCTCCAGCAAGCCGACCCGGTGACCGGCAAGCCCTTCGTCGACGTGGTGCTCGACACCGCTGGCCAAAAGGGCACCGGCAAGTGGACCTCCGTCAACGCCCTCGACCTGGGCGTGCCGGCCCCGACCGTCGCCGAAGCCGTCTTTGCCCGCTGCCTCAGCGCGATCAAGGAAGAGCGTGTGGCCGCCGAGAAGGTGCTCCCCGCCGCCGCCCCCTACAAGTACGAGGGCAGCAAGGAAGACTTCATCCAGGCCGTCATGGACGCGCTGTATTGCTCCAAGATCTGCTCCTACGCCCAAGGCTTTGCCCTGATGGCCGAGGCGCAAAAGGAAGCCGGCTGGAAGCTCAACTTCGGCGAAATCGCCCAGATCTGGCGCGGCGGTTGCATCATCCGTGCCCGCTTCCTCCAAAAGATCACCGAAGCTTTCGAGCGCGACGGCGACCTCGCCAACCTGTTCCTCGACCCCTACTTCAAGGACGCCATCGCCGAAGGCCAGGCCAACTGGCGCAAGATGGTGGCCATCGCCTCGACCGCTGGCATCAGCATCCCCTGCTTCTCCAGCGCGCTCAGCTACTACGACGGCTACCGCAGCGCCCGGCTGCCGCAAAACCTGCTTCAGGCCCAGCGCGACTACTTCGGCGCCCACACCTACGAGCGCGTCGACCAGCCCCGCGGCAAGTTCTACCACATCGACTGGCCCAAGAGCGACCGCCCGCAAATCGAAGCGTAA
- a CDS encoding CopG family transcriptional regulator, translated as MPTVSVKLTDEELNRLDRLCAARSLTKSDIIRELIRQAPEEEGAAEPGSFFEAARDLCGILNDEESPLDLSSNKKWFDSFGHD; from the coding sequence ATGCCTACGGTGAGCGTAAAACTGACGGACGAGGAGCTGAACCGGCTGGACCGGCTCTGTGCCGCGCGCTCGCTCACCAAGTCCGACATTATTCGCGAGCTGATCCGGCAGGCGCCGGAGGAAGAGGGTGCGGCGGAGCCGGGCTCGTTTTTCGAGGCGGCCCGCGACCTCTGCGGTATCCTGAACGACGAAGAGTCCCCTCTGGACCTCTCCAGCAACAAGAAGTGGTTCGACTCCTTCGGCCATGACTAG
- a CDS encoding DUF1854 domain-containing protein: MTKTEQPHLKLADDGRLLLQQGEQWISVRLRPCFPWSRAGEFLSLRDEDDKELALVEKLSHLDRESCEAVKKALEQTTFVFCITRVRSISRRFELRLWKVDTRQGPRTFTTKLEDWPEQKQNGQILIRDIAGDLYVIPVLTELDAASQDKLWAYLA, from the coding sequence ATGACGAAGACGGAACAACCTCACCTCAAGCTCGCGGACGACGGCCGCCTGCTCCTGCAGCAAGGGGAGCAGTGGATCAGTGTGCGCTTGCGACCATGCTTCCCGTGGTCGCGGGCGGGGGAGTTCCTGTCGTTACGCGATGAAGACGACAAGGAACTGGCGCTGGTCGAGAAACTGAGTCACCTCGACCGCGAGAGCTGCGAGGCCGTCAAGAAAGCACTCGAACAGACGACGTTCGTCTTCTGCATTACCCGAGTAAGAAGCATCAGCCGCCGCTTCGAGCTGCGCCTCTGGAAGGTCGACACCAGGCAGGGGCCGCGCACCTTCACCACCAAGCTCGAAGACTGGCCCGAGCAGAAGCAAAACGGCCAGATCTTGATCCGCGACATCGCGGGCGACCTTTACGTCATCCCCGTGCTCACCGAGCTCGACGCCGCCTCACAGGACAAGCTGTGGGCCTATCTGGCCTAG
- a CDS encoding PEP-CTERM sorting domain-containing protein (PEP-CTERM proteins occur, often in large numbers, in the proteomes of bacteria that also encode an exosortase, a predicted intramembrane cysteine proteinase. The presence of a PEP-CTERM domain at a protein's C-terminus predicts cleavage within the sorting domain, followed by covalent anchoring to some some component of the (usually Gram-negative) cell surface. Many PEP-CTERM proteins exhibit an unusual sequence composition that includes large numbers of potential glycosylation sites. Expression of one such protein has been shown restore the ability of a bacterium to form floc, a type of biofilm.), translating to MRTLITLSTVFTVSLTAHAAVNITALEVSGDVVFTAAGTLDLSSLTFAGSGLAFNQINASASYLSMGSGFADSYISVTGPSSFGTSEFTSSTTFSGDGIVFTSTNLLVPAGYVSGTALSSTMTFEDATLESLGLTPGSYTWSWGSDSATLTISAPAVPEPTTYALLGGLAALGFAAWRRRRG from the coding sequence ATGCGCACATTGATTACGCTCTCTACCGTTTTCACCGTCTCTCTCACCGCCCACGCCGCCGTCAACATCACGGCTCTCGAAGTCTCGGGAGACGTCGTCTTCACCGCCGCTGGCACGCTCGACTTGAGCTCGCTGACTTTTGCGGGCTCAGGCCTGGCCTTTAACCAGATCAACGCCTCGGCGAGCTACCTCTCGATGGGGAGTGGTTTCGCGGACTCGTATATTTCGGTGACGGGGCCCTCCAGCTTTGGCACTAGTGAGTTTACCTCCTCCACCACCTTCAGCGGCGACGGCATCGTGTTCACGAGCACCAACTTGCTGGTCCCCGCTGGCTACGTCTCCGGCACCGCGCTCTCCAGCACGATGACTTTTGAAGACGCCACCCTCGAAAGCCTCGGACTGACACCCGGCAGCTATACCTGGTCGTGGGGTTCGGACTCAGCCACGCTCACCATCAGCGCCCCTGCGGTGCCCGAGCCCACCACCTACGCCCTGCTCGGTGGATTGGCGGCCTTGGGCTTCGCGGCATGGCGGCGGAGGCGCGGGTAA